A part of Primulina eburnea isolate SZY01 chromosome 10, ASM2296580v1, whole genome shotgun sequence genomic DNA contains:
- the LOC140803859 gene encoding E2F transcription factor-like E2FE yields MALPEFHAAAAMDSGSKDVPYCRKQKSLGLLCSNFLSLYNRDGIETIGLDDAASRLGVERRRIYDIVNVLESVGILARKAKNRYTWKGYGAIPKALEDLKKEGLKENGCAVETSCSEKTSDDEDDEMCSDFNNSSQTEKSDSNSVPKCSLSNRSGENRKEKSLGLLTRNFVKLFLCTDMDMISLDDAAKLLLGDGKRNSMTTRTKVRRLYDIANVLSSMNFIEKIHHPETRKPAFRWLRLNGKSDKENVDSLVWSESKRRVFGTNLTNAAIKRFKVDGDASHFLKPHIHIQIKQENLDNDVERTKTGGKSYQFGPFAPANVHKVGTSQDEKEKQVIDWENLASTYRPQYHNQALKDIFSHYVEAWKSWYSEVAGKNHIQLLS; encoded by the exons TTTCCTGAGCTTGTATAATAGAGATGGTATCGAAACAATTGGACTCGACGATGCAGCTTCACGACTTG GGGTGGAAAGGCGACGAATTTATGATATCGTGAACGTTTTGGAAAGCGTTGGC ATTCTTGCACGGAAGGCCAAGAATCGCTATACTTGGAAAGGGTATGGGGCAATCCCTAAGGCTCTGGAAGACCTAAAA AAAGAGGGCTTAAAGGAGAATGGTTGTGCAGTGGAAACAAGTTGCTCTGAGAAA ACTTCAGATGATGAAGACGATGAGATGTGCTCAGATTTTAACAACTCAAGTCAAACTGAAAAATCGGACTCTAATTCTGTTCCTAAATGTTCTTTGTCAAACAGATCTG GTGAAAATAGAAAAGAGAAGTCTCTTGGGCTTCTGACGCGGAATTTTGTTAAGCTTTTCCTTTGCACTGAT ATGGATATGATTTCTCTTGATGATGCTGCAAAACTACTACTTGGGGATGGAAAACGCAATTCAATGACTACAAGAA CAAAGGTTAGAAGACTGTACGATATAGCTAATGTGCTGTCTTCCATGAATTTTATTGAGAAG ATTCATCATCCTGAAACAAGGAAACCTGCTTTCAGATGGTTGAGGCTGAATGGAAAATCTGATAAAGAAAATGTGGATTCCTTGGTTTGGAGTGAGTCCAAGAGGAGGGTTTTTGGAACTAACCTTACTAATGCAGCTATAAAGAGGTTCAAGGTGGATGGGGATGCATCCCATTTCCTCAAACCACATATACATATTCAAATTAAACAGGAGAATTTGGATAATGACGTTGAAAGGACAAAAACAGGAGGCAAGAGTTACCAGTTCGGTCCTTTTGCTCCTGCAAATGTGCACAAGGTCGGAACTTCTCAAGATGAAAAAGAAAAACAGGTCATAGATTGGGAAAATCTAGCCTCCACTTATCGGCCTCAGTATCATAATCAAG CTTTAAAAGACATATTCTCCCACTATGTCGAAGCATGGAAATCATGGTACTCTGAAGTCGCTGGCAAGAACCATATACAACTACTGTCCTAA